The Ascaphus truei isolate aAscTru1 chromosome 11, aAscTru1.hap1, whole genome shotgun sequence genome includes a window with the following:
- the LOC142462894 gene encoding uncharacterized protein LOC142462894, with the protein MDIDQLREYIVNFSLDNCAQGSQGYNRVLLQLFGYMGHGKSSFINSCKYVVLDEGEFKTYTDAGQSHGAGTTRRITYPLTDTITVVDNRGCATMNSYETGEIFAQLGNLLPLDQEVVWDKGYKNIMHRLVESDMNANYSDFIVPIFVYSVKKGITEEEVPEIKDLLVNARNLTGLDPIVVLTFKSQGDLTGVLAKFRNMGTERIFQLENFTQSDHLRTRARDQEILTFFHGVLKDAEFRMRGRGIRRGRGQSARNLFLAFAHERDMKREREQKEQEMAAQQAKWNGKKQLKLVYCSKPLTQLRLSPRWTSQLGTGSERGTERERERERERERERERERESHAPLPDRIHVTKTHTHHELV; encoded by the exons ATGGATATTGATCAACTCAGAGAGTACATTGTTAATTTCAGCCTTGATAACTGTGCTCAGGGGAGCCAGGGCTATAACCGGGTCCTCCTGCAGCTGTTTGGGTATATGGGACATGGGAAGTCCTCCTTCATCAACTCCTGTAAGTACGTCGTCTTGGATGAAGGGGAGTTTAAGACCTATACAGATGCAGGACAGTCACATGGAGCAGGGACCACCAGAAGAATCACATATCCCCTCACTGACACCATCACTGTGGTTGATAACCGCGGATGCGCTACGATGAACAGTTATGAGACGGGAGAGATCTTTGCTCAGCTCG GTAATTTGCTGCCTCTGgatcaggaggtggtgtgggacaaaGGATATAAAAACATTATGCACAGACTGGTGGAATCAGATATGAATGCAAATTACTCAGACTTCATTGTTCCTATATTTGTATACAG TGTCAAGAAGGGGATTACAGAAGAAGAAGTGCCTGAAATAAAGGATTTACTTGTCAATGCCAGGAACCTAACAG GACTTGATCCCATTGTTGTGCTCACATTTAAATCTCAGGGGGACCTGACTGGGGTCCTGGCAAAGTTTAGGAACATGGGAACTGAACGTATATTTCAGCTGGAAAACTTCACCCAAAGTGACCATCTAAGAACCCGAGCAAGGGACCAGGAAATCCTAACGTTCTTCCATGGAGTTTTGAAGGACGCTGAATTCCGCATGCGTGGAAGAGGGATCCGCCGCGGGAGAGGGCAGAGCGCAAGAAATTTGTTTCTGGCGTTTGCACATGAAAGGGACATGAAAAGAGAAAGGGAACAGAAAGAACAAgaaatggcagcgcagcaagcaAAGTGGAACGGGAAAAAGCAACTAAAGCTTGTCTACTGCAGTAAGCCGCTTACCcagcttaggctgagtccccgctggacAAGCCAGCTGGGAacggggagcgagagaggaacggagcgagagagggaacgggagcgagagagggaacgggagcgagagagggaacggga ATCACATGCCCCTTTGCCAGATCGCATTCATGTCACCAAAACGCACACCCATCATGAGCTGGTTTAA